One Pleurocapsa sp. PCC 7327 DNA segment encodes these proteins:
- a CDS encoding HEAT repeat domain-containing protein, which translates to MYNEDDLSVIESEEQLISSPDPLESEELESQTPPPDPEAMLRLLTSSETPQRMLAARAFCELRDERAIPHLIRLLTDVCPLVRVSAAYALGRNTSPDAVEPLIAALNNDWNGYVRKGVVWALGNCRDRRSVRPLIHALKMDISAVRLWAASSLAQVAKLEYEDIIAAIPPLIEALRRDPVAAIRSNCAWSIGQLCRELPLNVIYATAIDALLEALVEDEDLGVKEDAKAALLKVGDPRGLQMIEDLELEGLI; encoded by the coding sequence ATGTATAACGAAGATGACCTCAGCGTAATTGAATCGGAAGAACAGCTAATCAGCTCGCCAGATCCTCTCGAATCGGAAGAATTGGAATCCCAAACTCCACCTCCCGATCCAGAAGCGATGCTGAGACTGTTGACCAGTTCGGAAACGCCGCAACGAATGCTGGCGGCAAGAGCGTTTTGCGAGCTTCGCGACGAACGCGCTATTCCTCACCTCATCCGATTGCTAACCGATGTTTGCCCCTTGGTGCGGGTAAGTGCTGCCTATGCTTTGGGGCGCAATACCAGTCCCGATGCTGTCGAACCTCTGATTGCTGCCCTCAATAACGACTGGAATGGCTACGTTCGCAAAGGAGTTGTTTGGGCATTAGGGAACTGTCGCGATCGCCGTTCGGTTCGCCCGCTAATTCACGCTCTCAAAATGGATATTTCTGCGGTACGCCTCTGGGCAGCCAGTAGCCTAGCTCAAGTCGCTAAACTAGAATATGAAGACATTATCGCTGCTATTCCTCCTCTGATCGAAGCTTTAAGGCGAGATCCAGTCGCCGCTATCAGAAGTAACTGTGCTTGGTCGATCGGGCAATTGTGTCGCGAACTACCTCTGAATGTTATTTATGCAACGGCGATCGACGCTCTCCTAGAAGCCTTAGTTGAAGATGAAGATTTGGGCGTAAAAGAAGATGCTAAGGCAGCCCTATTAAAGGTAGGCGATCCTCGCGGTCTTCAAATGATTGAAGATTTAGAACTAGAAGGGCTAATTTGA
- a CDS encoding inositol monophosphatase family protein codes for MDDLTQLIELAEKLADVSGEIIRQYFRQPRIEAETKAGAISSIVTIADKEAENAMVEILLKEAPNDGIFREEGENISSQNGRYWVLDPIDGTASFVRGIPIFGTLIGLVNLEKNEPLIGVINQPILQERWIGVKGKSTLFDRRSLVNPYARDRDSKLTEACLISTTPFMFITNRQKAIAKSLQKVCKRTAFGGDCYNYAALASGWSSMPIVVLESDMNYYDFCALIPIIEGVGGIITDWSGNKLNHQSTEVLAASNYSLWKQTIEVIRNVRQ; via the coding sequence ATGGATGACTTAACTCAACTAATCGAGCTAGCAGAAAAACTAGCCGACGTATCTGGAGAAATCATTAGACAATACTTCAGACAGCCTCGCATCGAAGCAGAAACTAAAGCAGGAGCAATTTCTTCTATTGTCACGATTGCTGATAAAGAAGCAGAAAATGCAATGGTAGAAATTCTTTTAAAAGAAGCCCCAAATGATGGTATTTTTCGAGAAGAAGGGGAAAATATTTCCTCTCAAAATGGGCGATACTGGGTACTAGATCCTATTGATGGAACGGCATCTTTTGTTAGAGGAATTCCAATTTTTGGGACGCTAATCGGGTTAGTAAATTTAGAAAAAAACGAGCCATTAATTGGGGTTATTAATCAGCCAATTCTGCAAGAAAGATGGATTGGCGTAAAAGGAAAATCAACTCTATTCGATCGGCGATCGCTTGTCAATCCATATGCGCGAGATAGAGATAGCAAACTAACAGAAGCTTGTTTGATTTCTACCACTCCTTTTATGTTTATTACAAATAGGCAAAAAGCGATCGCAAAAAGCCTACAAAAAGTTTGCAAACGCACTGCTTTCGGTGGCGATTGTTATAATTATGCGGCATTAGCTTCGGGCTGGTCTTCGATGCCTATAGTCGTTTTAGAATCCGACATGAACTATTATGATTTTTGCGCTCTTATTCCTATTATTGAAGGCGTGGGAGGAATTATCACAGATTGGTCGGGCAATAAACTGAACCATCAATCAACTGAAGTTTTAGCAGCTTCTAATTATTCTTTATGGAAACAAACTATTGAAGTTATTAGAAATGTTCGGCAATAA
- a CDS encoding LapA family protein, which yields MRLLILLLVLGVGIVFFVQNQQAVTLIFFGNLARMTLPIAGWVLLFIAAGALTSLFWQLLSSLGKPSVPRNFEANRSRSYSPPPPSPQSPQMSSDYLPPQDDSRSPAQTPPSSYRSDWDSKDYQEEWDDWDVQRPAREPIIREPVRDFVREVPREPSRTEERAVEDSDRKLEEDKSTVFETEQQPKSATRTGSVYSYVYREPKDRQDREESKQDRQDKEEDNSDRVYDANYRVILPPYQNTQKQQTREDEDEEDWI from the coding sequence ATGCGGTTACTAATTTTATTGCTGGTGCTGGGTGTTGGTATTGTCTTTTTCGTGCAAAATCAGCAAGCAGTTACGTTAATCTTTTTTGGCAATCTCGCTAGGATGACGCTGCCGATCGCGGGTTGGGTTTTATTATTTATTGCTGCGGGGGCTTTGACTAGCCTTTTCTGGCAGCTGTTGTCTTCTTTAGGAAAACCATCCGTTCCCCGAAATTTTGAGGCAAACCGATCGCGATCGTATTCTCCACCGCCACCTTCCCCTCAGTCTCCTCAGATGTCTTCGGACTATCTTCCGCCACAAGATGATTCGCGATCGCCCGCACAAACTCCTCCGTCTTCTTACAGATCGGATTGGGACTCGAAGGATTACCAAGAGGAGTGGGATGATTGGGATGTTCAAAGGCCTGCTCGCGAACCCATTATACGAGAACCAGTCCGCGATTTCGTTCGCGAAGTTCCCCGCGAACCCTCACGAACGGAGGAACGCGCCGTTGAAGATAGCGATCGCAAGCTAGAAGAAGACAAATCCACTGTTTTTGAAACCGAACAGCAACCCAAATCAGCAACCCGCACGGGTTCCGTTTATTCCTATGTCTATCGAGAACCCAAAGATAGGCAAGATCGGGAAGAAAGCAAACAAGATCGACAAGATAAAGAGGAAGACAACAGCGATCGCGTGTACGATGCTAACTACCGAGTGATTCTCCCTCCTTATCAAAACACTCAGAAACAGCAGACGCGAGAAGACGAAGATGAAGAAGACTGGATTTAA
- a CDS encoding DUF4327 family protein, with product MSVNTLPSPASNHYSLQTLKDEARHLVEKGVLSRQQPIYTLCQYIPAREWIGVECELDRCDFLLRDRIGDLIACEVWEND from the coding sequence ATGAGTGTTAACACCCTACCATCGCCTGCCTCAAACCATTATTCGCTCCAGACGCTTAAAGATGAAGCTCGTCATCTGGTAGAGAAGGGAGTCCTTAGCCGTCAGCAGCCAATTTACACGCTTTGCCAGTACATCCCCGCTCGCGAGTGGATAGGTGTTGAATGTGAGCTAGACAGGTGCGACTTTCTATTGCGCGATCGCATTGGAGATTTAATTGCTTGCGAAGTCTGGGAAAACGACTAA
- a CDS encoding flavin prenyltransferase UbiX — MTSNQLPAIGSKTRPLILGISGASGLIYAVRAIKFLLEADYALDVVASKATYMVWQAENNIRMPPEPDLQEQFWREQAGVPSRGKLRCHRWGDVGATLASGSFRTLGMLVIPCSMSTVAKLAAGLSSDLLERAADVQLKENRPLVIVPRETPFSLIHLRNLTTLAEAGARIVPAIPAWYHNPQTIEDLVDFVVARALDQLDIDCIPINRWQGH, encoded by the coding sequence GTGACCAGTAACCAGTTACCAGCGATCGGTTCAAAGACTCGTCCCTTAATTCTCGGTATTAGTGGGGCTTCGGGATTAATTTATGCAGTTCGAGCTATAAAGTTTCTTTTGGAAGCCGATTATGCGCTCGATGTCGTCGCCTCAAAAGCGACTTATATGGTTTGGCAAGCGGAAAACAATATCCGCATGCCGCCAGAACCAGACCTACAGGAGCAATTTTGGCGAGAGCAAGCAGGAGTTCCTTCTAGGGGCAAGCTTCGCTGTCATCGTTGGGGAGATGTAGGTGCGACCCTCGCTAGCGGTTCTTTTCGGACGCTGGGGATGCTCGTCATCCCTTGTAGCATGAGTACGGTGGCAAAACTGGCGGCAGGTTTGAGTTCCGACCTTTTGGAAAGGGCTGCTGACGTTCAACTTAAAGAAAATCGCCCTCTGGTAATCGTTCCCCGCGAAACCCCTTTTAGTTTGATTCATTTGCGCAATCTCACCACCTTGGCAGAGGCAGGCGCTAGAATAGTTCCGGCAATCCCCGCCTGGTATCACAACCCACAAACAATTGAAGATTTGGTCGATTTTGTGGTAGCTCGCGCCTTAGATCAACTAGATATTGACTGCATTCCCATCAATCGCTGGCAAGGACACTAA
- a CDS encoding PCP reductase family protein: MSEFDVSDSLPWTAEAKAKLKNIPFFVRTQARQRIEELARAANLDKVTVEIVEQARTEFGQ; the protein is encoded by the coding sequence ATGAGCGAATTTGATGTTAGCGATTCTCTGCCTTGGACGGCTGAAGCCAAGGCAAAGCTAAAAAACATTCCATTCTTTGTTAGAACTCAAGCTCGTCAACGGATAGAAGAACTAGCTCGCGCTGCGAATTTAGATAAGGTTACGGTTGAAATTGTAGAGCAGGCAAGAACTGAATTCGGTCAGTAA
- a CDS encoding DUF4327 family protein, with product MSTGTLSTSQPTRYTIEVIREEARQLVEKGIISRKQPIYTLCQYIPAREWVCVECELEQCDYLLRDRIGDLLSHESWEND from the coding sequence ATGAGTACTGGTACGTTATCTACCTCTCAACCCACTCGTTATACCATTGAAGTCATTAGAGAAGAGGCTCGTCAACTGGTAGAAAAAGGAATTATTAGCCGCAAACAGCCTATCTATACTCTCTGTCAATATATTCCCGCTCGCGAGTGGGTATGCGTGGAGTGCGAGTTGGAGCAATGCGACTATTTGCTGCGCGATCGCATCGGCGATCTTTTGAGTCATGAGAGTTGGGAAAACGATTGA
- the hisC gene encoding histidinol-phosphate transaminase, with protein sequence MLPIRECVLQTPGYVPGEQPQTNDFIKLNTNENPYPPPPEIFDALQAELPKLRLYPDPVSTKLRKAAGAVFGVSADNIIAGNGSDEILSIAIRTFVNPGEAIAFLDLTYSLYDTLARIHGASIIEIPTDENFALSEPIICPEAKLIFLASPNPPVGKHLNRDYLEKTCAQSTAIVVIDEAYVDFSDENHLDLLQKYDNVIISRTMSKSYSLAGMRVGFGMASQSLIEQMNKVRDSYNLDRLSQTLATAALESHSYFQTIWQKVRRTRSRAIAALKELEFFVFDSDSNFVLASPQWMSAAELYAQLKERKILVRYFKHPRILNYVRISIGTDEEIDRLLTAIAQIKAQQ encoded by the coding sequence ATGTTACCGATTCGAGAATGCGTACTCCAAACACCAGGTTACGTACCAGGGGAACAACCCCAAACCAATGATTTCATTAAACTCAATACGAATGAAAATCCTTATCCTCCGCCGCCAGAGATATTTGATGCGCTACAAGCGGAATTACCCAAGCTAAGATTATATCCCGATCCAGTTTCGACAAAGCTTAGAAAAGCGGCAGGGGCTGTTTTTGGAGTATCTGCGGATAATATTATCGCCGGGAATGGTTCGGATGAAATTTTAAGTATCGCCATCCGCACCTTTGTCAATCCTGGGGAAGCGATCGCATTTTTAGATCTAACCTATTCCTTATATGACACGCTAGCAAGAATTCACGGCGCATCGATTATAGAAATTCCTACCGATGAAAACTTTGCGTTAAGCGAACCGATTATTTGCCCCGAAGCAAAGCTAATTTTTCTAGCTTCTCCCAATCCACCCGTCGGAAAACATCTCAACCGCGACTATCTTGAAAAAACCTGCGCTCAATCGACAGCAATTGTCGTAATTGATGAGGCTTATGTTGATTTTTCAGATGAAAATCATCTCGATCTTCTCCAAAAATATGACAACGTAATTATTAGCCGTACCATGTCAAAAAGTTATAGTTTGGCAGGAATGCGAGTAGGATTTGGCATGGCTTCCCAAAGTTTAATCGAACAGATGAACAAAGTTCGAGATTCTTATAATTTGGATCGCCTATCGCAAACTTTAGCAACGGCTGCTCTTGAATCTCATTCTTATTTTCAAACTATCTGGCAAAAAGTTCGTCGAACCAGAAGCCGCGCGATCGCAGCTTTAAAAGAGCTGGAATTTTTTGTGTTTGATTCTGACTCTAACTTTGTCCTAGCTTCGCCTCAATGGATGAGCGCAGCAGAACTTTATGCCCAATTAAAAGAACGCAAAATTTTAGTCCGGTATTTTAAGCATCCTCGCATTTTAAACTACGTGCGAATTTCTATCGGAACCGATGAAGAGATAGATCGTTTATTGACAGCGATCGCACAAATTAAAGCACAACAATAA
- a CDS encoding N-acetyltransferase, translated as MAHSLPDGYQFRIGSSLEKARLSKYMTLTYQELFPDREDFSHLVQTVENYLSSDTPLWWVEWTREASESVPVACLWMGNAIDLVSGDRYAYIFLLYVAPEHRRRGIARALMHRAETWAAARGDRQIGLQVFSHNQVALDFYRRLGYEIQSFSVGKPL; from the coding sequence ATGGCTCATAGCTTGCCAGATGGCTATCAGTTTCGCATAGGCTCTAGCCTAGAGAAGGCTCGACTGAGCAAGTACATGACGCTAACTTACCAGGAACTTTTTCCCGATCGCGAAGACTTTTCTCATTTAGTGCAAACGGTTGAGAATTACTTGTCCTCAGATACGCCTTTGTGGTGGGTTGAATGGACGCGCGAAGCATCTGAGTCAGTCCCAGTCGCTTGTTTGTGGATGGGAAATGCTATAGATTTAGTTAGCGGCGATCGATACGCCTACATTTTTTTGCTTTATGTTGCGCCAGAACATCGCCGTCGCGGGATTGCTAGAGCTTTGATGCATCGGGCTGAAACTTGGGCGGCTGCAAGGGGCGATCGCCAAATCGGTCTTCAAGTATTCTCCCACAACCAAGTTGCCCTCGACTTTTATCGCCGTCTGGGTTACGAAATTCAATCTTTTTCTGTGGGCAAACCGCTTTAG
- the typA gene encoding translational GTPase TypA yields the protein MSLPIRNVAIIAHVDHGKTTLVDALLKQSGIFREGEDVPTCVMDSNDLERERGITILAKNTAVRYKDTLINIVDTPGHADFGGEVERVLGMVDGSILIVDANEGPMPQTRFVLKKALEKGLRPIVVVNKIDRPQAEPDRAVDKVFDLFVELGADDDQCDFTTLYASGLAGFAKENLEDEGKDMQPLFEAILHHVAPPAGDPNKPLQLQVTTLDYSEYLGRIVIGRIHNGVIKAGQQAALIKDTGEIIKAKITKLLGFEGLKRVELTEASAGNIVAVAGFADANIGETITSPEDPQALPLIKVDEPTLQMTFSVNDSPFAGQEGNFVTSRQLRDRLFRELETNVALRVEETDSADKFMVSGRGELHLGILIETMRREGYEFQVSQPQVIYREINGQPCEPFEYLVLDVPDEAVGSCIERLGQRKGEMQDMQAGGNGRTQLEFVIPARGLIGFRGEFIRLTRGEGIMNHSFLEYRSLSGEVETRYNGVMIAFEEGVATFYALKNAEDRGVFFITPGTKVYKGMIVGEHNRPQDLELNVCKTKQLTNHRSATGDELVQLQTPVEMSLERALEYIGPDELVEITPKSIRLRKMAAKKLAKR from the coding sequence ATGTCTCTTCCCATTCGCAACGTCGCTATCATTGCCCACGTCGATCACGGCAAAACAACCCTTGTCGATGCCCTTCTCAAACAGTCTGGAATTTTCCGCGAAGGGGAAGACGTGCCTACTTGCGTCATGGACTCCAACGACCTCGAACGGGAACGGGGCATCACAATTCTGGCAAAAAACACTGCCGTTCGCTACAAAGATACTTTAATCAATATCGTTGACACCCCCGGACACGCCGATTTTGGCGGCGAAGTCGAACGGGTTTTGGGAATGGTGGATGGCAGCATTCTAATTGTCGATGCCAATGAAGGTCCCATGCCCCAAACTCGGTTCGTACTCAAAAAAGCCCTAGAAAAAGGTTTGCGCCCCATCGTCGTCGTTAACAAAATCGATCGCCCTCAAGCCGAACCCGACCGGGCAGTCGATAAAGTCTTCGATTTATTCGTAGAATTAGGGGCAGATGACGATCAATGCGACTTTACGACTCTGTATGCTTCTGGTTTAGCGGGTTTCGCTAAAGAGAATCTAGAAGATGAAGGGAAAGACATGCAGCCCCTCTTTGAAGCCATCCTGCACCACGTAGCCCCACCAGCCGGCGATCCCAACAAACCTTTACAATTGCAAGTGACCACCCTAGACTATTCTGAATATTTAGGGCGAATTGTCATTGGCAGAATTCACAACGGGGTAATCAAAGCAGGACAGCAAGCGGCACTGATCAAAGACACGGGCGAGATTATCAAAGCCAAAATCACGAAGTTACTTGGATTTGAAGGGCTAAAGCGCGTCGAGTTGACAGAAGCCAGTGCGGGTAATATCGTCGCAGTAGCCGGGTTTGCCGATGCCAATATTGGCGAGACAATTACTTCTCCCGAAGATCCGCAGGCATTGCCCCTGATTAAGGTAGACGAACCTACCTTACAGATGACCTTCTCGGTCAATGATTCTCCCTTCGCCGGACAAGAGGGGAACTTTGTTACTTCTCGACAACTGCGCGATCGCCTTTTCCGAGAACTGGAAACCAACGTTGCCCTACGAGTAGAAGAAACGGACTCTGCCGACAAATTTATGGTTTCTGGACGGGGCGAACTCCATCTAGGCATCCTCATTGAAACCATGCGTCGGGAAGGATATGAATTTCAAGTCTCCCAGCCTCAAGTCATCTACCGCGAAATCAACGGTCAGCCTTGCGAACCTTTTGAATATCTCGTCCTAGACGTTCCCGACGAAGCAGTTGGTTCTTGCATCGAACGCCTCGGACAGCGCAAGGGAGAAATGCAGGATATGCAAGCTGGTGGCAACGGACGCACTCAACTAGAGTTTGTCATTCCAGCGCGAGGATTGATTGGTTTCCGAGGAGAATTCATCCGCCTAACGCGCGGGGAAGGCATTATGAACCATAGTTTCCTCGAATATCGTTCTCTCTCTGGCGAAGTAGAAACCCGCTACAACGGAGTTATGATTGCCTTTGAAGAGGGAGTTGCCACTTTCTACGCCCTGAAAAATGCGGAAGATCGAGGAGTATTCTTTATTACTCCCGGCACAAAAGTCTATAAAGGTATGATCGTTGGAGAACACAACCGCCCGCAAGACTTGGAGTTGAATGTCTGCAAAACCAAGCAGCTAACCAACCACCGTTCGGCAACGGGAGATGAATTAGTCCAGTTGCAAACGCCTGTAGAAATGAGTTTAGAAAGGGCTTTAGAATATATCGGGCCCGATGAGTTAGTAGAAATCACGCCGAAGTCGATTCGCTTGCGGAAGATGGCAGCAAAGAAATTAGCCAAGCGATAA